The Arachis hypogaea cultivar Tifrunner chromosome 19, arahy.Tifrunner.gnm2.J5K5, whole genome shotgun sequence genome has a window encoding:
- the LOC140182012 gene encoding uncharacterized protein, with protein sequence MGERVTPPSRWPARRQHPRCCREEKRESPAGGEPLRRCPCHCAQLLLGALSPHMGCTGKPLPPENSTAVTGRLCRSLLPLEVAAGLPPNRFGDRRYSVQPFSLGLGLYINACVSCSEFAAASFR encoded by the exons ATGGGGGAAAGAGTCACGCCACCCAGTCGCTGGCCTGCTCGCCGCCAGCATCCCCGGTGTTGTCGCGAGGAAAAGAGAGAGAGCCCTGCCGGAGGAGAACCGTTGCGGAGGTGTCCCTGCCACTGCGCCCAGCTGCTGTTGGGAGCCTTGTCGCCGCACATGGGGTGCACCGGTAAGCCTCTGCCGCCGGAAAACAGCACTGCCGTCACCGGAAGGCTTTGTCG GTCCctgctgccgcttgaggtggctgccgggctgccaccgaaccggttcggagaccgTCGCTATTCGGTTCAGCCATTCTCCCTCGGTCTTG GGTTGTATATCAATGCTTGCGTGTCGTGCTCGGAGTTCGCGGCTGCTTCGTTTCGCTAG